The region GGCATCGTCGTCGCGTTCACGGGTCGCCGCCGCCGCCGCCCGCGACGCGGCTCCCGCGCGACGCGCGTCGCGGGCGCGACCGCCGACGAGACCGTCTCGCGACAGGACCGTCGCCGTCATCGTCGCAACACGTCGCGCGGGCGTCACAGCCGCACGCGCGCGGGGCGCGGTCAGCCGGCGGGTCGCGGCGCACGACGCCGCTGACCCGGCTACCGCGCGCGGTCGGAGGAGCACGAGGGCGTCACACCCGTCTGGTACACTGACAGGAGTGGCAATACGGGCCCTGACCAGGTCTTTCGTCGGGTTTTCCACCTGACGCCCGCCGGTCGGCACCCCCACTCCGAAGGGTTCGGGCCCGGCCCTCGACTCCATCCCGACGAGGTGCGCGCGCGTGGCATACGCGGCAAAGGACATCACCGTTCTCAAGGGCCTCGAGCCGGTGCGCGAGCGCCCGGGGATGTACATCGGCTCGACCGGTCCGTCCGGGTTGCACCACCTCGTGTACGAGGTCGTCGACAACGCGGTCGACGAGGCGATGGCGGGCGAGGCGACCCGCATCGAGGTCACGTTGCTGGCCGACGGCGGCTGCCGCGTCTTCGACAACGGGCGCGGCATCCCCGTCGACAACCACCCGGACTACAAGAACAAGTCCGCGGCCGAGGTCGTGATGACCGTCCTGCACGCGGGCGGGAAGTTCGGCGGCGAGGGCTACAAGATCTCCGGCGGGCTGCACGGCGTCGGCGTCTCCGTCGTGAACGCGCTGTCGACGCGCCTCGACCTCGAGATCCACCGCGACGGCGGCAAGTGGGTGCAGCACTTCGCGAAGGGCGGTGTCCCCCAGGACAAGCTCACGAAGATCGGGCCGTCGAAGCGGCGCGGGACGATCGTCACCTTCTGGCCCGACCCGACGATCTTCGAGGACGTGGAGTTCCGCGCGCAGACGCTGCTCGAGCGGCTGCGCGAGATGGCGTTCCTCAACAAGGGGCTCGAGATCCGCTTCACGGACGAGCGTCCCGACCCGAAGGTCGAGCAGGTCTTCAAGTTCCCGGGCGGCATCGTCGACTTCGTGAAGCACCTGAACTCGTCGAAGGAGCCGTTGTTCAAGCGGGTCGTGTCGTTCGACGAGGCGTACGACAACGGCGAGATCGAGTGCGCGCTGCAGTGGAACACGGGCTACTACGAGGGCATCCACTCGTTCGCGAACAACATCGCGACGACCGAGGGCGGCATGCACGAGGAGGGCTTCAAGAAGGCCCTCACGAACGTGGTCAACAAGTACGCGCGCGCGAAGGGGTTGCTGAAGGAAAAGGACGAGAACCTCACGGGTGAGGACATCCGCGAGGGGCTGACCGCCATCATCTCCGTCAAGCTGCGCAACCCACAGTTCGAGGGCCAGACGAAGACGAAGCTCGGCAACACCGAGATGCGCTCGCTCGTCGAGAAGGCGATGAACGAGAAGCTGGGCGACTGGCTGGAGGAGCACCCGACCGAGTCGCGCCAGATCGTGTCGAAGGCGACGCAGGCCGCGCGTGCACGCCTCGCGGCGCGCCAGGCGCGCGACCTCACGCGTCGCAAGTCGCTGCTCGAGAGCGCGGCGATGCCCGGCAAGCTCGCCGACTGCTCCTCCCGCAACCCCGACGAGGCGGAGCTGTTCATCGTCGAGGGTGACAGCGCGGGCGGCAGCGCGAAGCGCGCACGCGACCCGTCGTTCCAGGCGATCCTGCCGATCCGCGGGAAGATCCTGAACGTCGAGCGGTCGCGCATGGACCGGATGCTCAAGAACGAGGAGATCCAGGCGCTCATCACCGCGATCGGCGCCGGCGTGGCCGAGGAGTTCGACGGCGACAAGATCCGGTACCACAAGGTGATCCTCATGACCGACGCCGACGTCGACGGTGCGCACATCCGCACGCTGCTGCTGACGTTCTTCTACCGCCAGCTCCCCGAGCTCGTGCGCCGCGGGTTCGTGTACATCGCGCAGCCGCCGCTGTACCGCGCGGATCTCGGACGCAACGACCGCACGTACCTGAAGGACGACGCCGCGCTGCGTGCGTTCGAGGCCGAACACGAGGGCCGCAAGATCGAGGTCAACCGGTTCAAGGGCCTCGGCGAGATGGACTGGCAGGAGCTCGGCGTCACGACGATGAACCCGTCGACGCGCACGCTGCTGCAGATCTCGGTCGAGGACGCCGCGATCGCGGACGAGATCTTCTCCACGTTGATGGGTGACGACGTCGAGGGTCGGCGCGACTTCATCCAGGAGAACGCGAAGGACGTGCGCTTCCTCGACATCTGATCGAGCTGTGCGCGGGTCGGCGCGGACGAAGCCGGCCCGTGCGCGGATGCGCGGGACGGGCCGGCCCGAGGGAGCCAAGGAAACCGAGTCGGGAAGGGGTGTCGGCGCATGCCCGACGACCAGCAGACGCTGGGCAACATCGAGCCCATCGAGATCCAGGAGGAGATGGAGCGCTCCTACCTGGACTACGCGATGTCGGTCATCACCGCGCGCGCGTTGCCGGACGCGCGCGACGGGCTGAAGCCCGTACACCGCCGGATCCTGTACGGGATGTACGAGGGCGGCTTGCGTCCCGACCGTCAGCACCGCAAGTGCGCGACCGCGGTCGGCGACGTGATGGGCAAGTACCACCCGCACGGCGACACCGCGATCTACGACGCGCTCGCGCGCATGGCGCAGGACTTCTCGCTCCGGTACCCGCTCATCGACGGTCACGGGAACTTCGGCTCCCCCGACCCGAACGACCGCCCGGCGGCCATGAGGTACTGTGTGACCGGCGACACACTCGTTCGTGTCGAGGGTGCGACGCGGCGCATCGACGAGCTTGCCGAGATCGAGCCCAACTCGGAGGTCGACGTCGACCTGAAGGTCCGCGACGAGTACGGCGATCCGGTTCGCGCGACGAAGCTGTTCCACAGCGGCGACCACCCGGCGCTGCGTCTGCGCACGCGTGAAGGGTTCGAGCTGACCGGCACCTCCAACCATCCGGTCCTGTGTGTCGAACGCATCGCCGGCGTGCCGATGCTCCAGTGGAAGCTGCTCGAGGAGATCGAGCCCGGCGCGCGCGTCGTGATCTCGCGTGCGCGCGAGCACGAGCTCGGCGAGCTCACCGACCGCGATCGCAAGCTCGCTCTGCTCGCGGGCGCGATGGTCGCCGAGGGTTGGGCAACGGAGAAGAGCGTCGGATTCGCGAACACCGATGGCGCGTACTTCGCAGCGGTCCTCGACGCGTTCGACTTCCTCGTCGGCGGGTATCGCCGTGTCCGGACGGTCGCACAACCGTCGGGCAAGGCTCTCTACCGCCTCGACACTCACTCGCAGCAGTTCCGTGAGAGCGGGATTGGTGAACTCGCAGATCTGCGCAGCGCCGACAAGCGGGTGCCGTCGTTCGTGTGGACCGCGAGCCCCGACTTCAAGCGCGTCTTCCTGCAGGCGCTGTTCGAGGGGGACGCCTCGTCGTCGCTGCACCCACGCAACAGCATCCAGGTCTGCTACTCGACTCGCAGCGAACAGCTCGCCAAGGACGTCCAGCTCCTGCTGCTCGAGTTCGGCATCGTCGCCCGTCAAGCGCACTACGCCAATGGCGAGATCGAGCTGTTCATCGGCAACCGCCGCGACGCCGCGCGCTTCGCCTCGTACGTCGGCTTCCTCGGCGCCAAGCAGGACAAGCTCGAGCGCGAGCTCGCGCAGGTCCCGGTCGGCCCGAGCACGCGCACCACCGACCGCATCCCGTTCGTCGCCGAGTACATCCGCGACGCGAGTGGTGCGCGCGGGGCCGACAAGAAGTGGCTCGAGAAGCACACGCTCGACGCGATCGACCGGTGGGACCGCGGCGAAGGCCGCGAGGTTCTCGCGCACATCCCGAGCGACGAGTGCCAGCGTGTCATCACGCCGCTCGTCGCGAACGACTGGTACTTCGCGACGGTCGAGTCGGTCGAGGATGCGGGCGTCCAACCGGTCTACTCGATCCGGGTCGACTCCGAGAGCCACGCCTTCCTCGCCAACGGGTTCGTCAACCACAACACCGAAGCCCGGCTTGCTCCGCTCGCGATGCAGCTGCTCGGCGAGATCGACGAGGACACCGTCGACTTCGCGGAGACGTACGACGGCCAGAACAACGAACCGGTCGTCCTGCCCGCGCGCTTCCCCAACATGCTCGTCAACGGGGTCGGCGGCATCGCGGTCGGGATGGCGACGAACATCCCGCCCCACAACCTGCGTGAGGTGATCGACGCGTGCGTCCACCTCATCGACCACCCCGACGCGACACCCGACGACCTCATGCAGTTCGTGCAGGGTCCCGACTTCCCGACCGGCGCGCTCATCCTCGGTCGTGCGGGCATTCTCGACGCGTACCGGACCGGTCGTGGCTCGGTGAAGATGCGCGCCGTCGCTGAGATCGACGAGGACCGCAAGGGCACGCAGCGGATCGTCGTCACCGAGGTGCCGTATCAGACGTCCGTCGAGGTGATCGGGCAGAAGATCGCCGAGCTCGTGAACGAGCGGAAGATCGACGGCGTGCGCGACGTGCGCAACGAGTCGTCGGGTGACTCCACGCGGCTCGTCGTCGACCTGAAGCGCGACGCGAACGCACAGGTGGTGATGAACCAGCTGTGGAAGCACACGCCGATGCAGACGAACTTCCCGTGCCACATGCTGGCCCTCGTCGACGGCGTGCCGCGTCTGCTCAACCTCCAGCAGGCGATCCAGGTGTACGTCGACCACCAGGTCGAGGTCGTCCGCCGCCGTACCGAGTACCGGCTCAAGAAGGCGCGCGACCGCGCGCACATCGTCGAGGGCCTGATCCGCGCTCTCGACATGATCGACGCGATCGTGGCGCTGATCCGCGGCTCCGAGGACGCCAACGCCGCGCGCGAGGCGTTGATGGCGGAGCCGTTCTCGTTCACCGAGATCCAGGCCAGCCACATCCTCGACATGCAGCTGCGCCGGCTCGCCCAGCTCGAGGGCCAGAAGCTGCGTGAGGAGTACGAGGAGCTGACCGCGACGATCGCCGAGCTCGAGTCGATCCTTGCCGACGAGCAGAAGCTGCGGGGCGTGATCAAGACGGAGCTCATCGAGGTCCGGGACGAGTTCGGCGACGACCGGCGCACCGAGATCACCTACGACACCGGCGACCTCGACGTGCTCGACCTCATCGAGGACGAAGAGGTCGTCGTCGTCCTCTCGCACAAGGGCTACGTCAAGACGGTCCCGGTCGACGCCTTCCGCCGCCAGGGCCGGGGCGGGAAGGGGGTCAAGGGCGGGAACCTGCGTGACGAGGACTACGTCGAGCACCTGCTCCAGACGACCGCCCACTCGTACCTGCTGTTCTTCTCGAACCGAGGCCGCGTGTACCGGCTGCGTGCCCACGAGATCCCGATGAAGGAACGCACCGCGCGCGGCACCGCGCTCGTGAACCTCGTCGCGCTCCAACCGGACGAGAAGATCCAGGCGGTCATCGACACGCGCACCTACGAGGAGGGCGCGTTCCTGTTCTTCGCGACGAAGCACGGCATCGTGAAGAAGACGAAGATGTCCGAGTACGACTCGTCGCTGCGGACCGGGTTGATCGCGATCAACCTGCGCGACGACGACGAGCTCGTGCGTGTCGTGCAGACCCGTGGCTCGGACGACATCTTCATGGTGTCGAAGGCCGGCATGACGATCCGGTTCAGCGAGGACGATGTCCGCGCGATGGGCCGTGCCACCGCGGGTGTGCGGGGCATGAAGCTGAAGAACGCGCAGGACGCGGTCGTCTCCTGCGACGTCGCGCGCGACGACGCGGTGATGCTCTTCGTGAGCTCGAGCGGCCACGGCAAGCGGACGAAGCTCGACCGGTTCAACCGGCAGGGACGCGGCGGGCAAGGTGTGCGCGGCATGCGCGTCACGGCGAGTCGCGGCGAGGTCGTCGCCGCGTTCATGGTGGGCGCGGACGACGAGATCCTCGTCTTCTCCTCGGGCGGCAATATCATCCGCATGGGAGCCAGCGAGATCTCCTCTCAGGGGCGGGACGCGACGGGCGTCCGGGTGGCCCGCCTCGGTGAGGGCGAGAACGTCGTAGCCGTCGCGCCGGTCCTGGAGGCCGACGGGGAGTAGGGACGTGGCCCGATTCGATGCAGCGGTCGACCCGGCGTCGGGTGCCGCGTCCAGACGATCGAAGAAGGCGGGTCGCGACGCGCTCCCGGTGAGCCCGGCGGCGCGCCTTCCCCAGCGCCGCTACCGCCAGACCGTGCAGAAGCTCGACCTGTGGTCGGTGCTGAAGCTGTCGCTGTGCTTCTACCTGTGTGGCCTGATCGTGACGATCGTCGCCGGTGTGGTGCTGTGGCTGATCGCCGACGCGTTCGGTGTCATCCACGACGTCGAGCACTTCATGGGCGACCTGCTCAGCTCGAAGGACTTCAAGTTCCTGTCGGCGCAGATCCTCGAGGGCACGATCCTCGTCGGTCTCGTCCTCGTCGCGCTGATGACGATCATCACCGTGGTCGCCGCCGCGTTCTACAACCTGTTCGCCGAGCTCGTCGGCGGCGTCGAGGTCGTGATCGTCGAGGACGACATCGGCCCGAGGATCTGACGCGACAGCCGCTCGGGTAACGTGAACGTCTCCCCGGGGCTATAGCTC is a window of Acidimicrobiia bacterium DNA encoding:
- the gyrB gene encoding DNA topoisomerase (ATP-hydrolyzing) subunit B, with translation MAYAAKDITVLKGLEPVRERPGMYIGSTGPSGLHHLVYEVVDNAVDEAMAGEATRIEVTLLADGGCRVFDNGRGIPVDNHPDYKNKSAAEVVMTVLHAGGKFGGEGYKISGGLHGVGVSVVNALSTRLDLEIHRDGGKWVQHFAKGGVPQDKLTKIGPSKRRGTIVTFWPDPTIFEDVEFRAQTLLERLREMAFLNKGLEIRFTDERPDPKVEQVFKFPGGIVDFVKHLNSSKEPLFKRVVSFDEAYDNGEIECALQWNTGYYEGIHSFANNIATTEGGMHEEGFKKALTNVVNKYARAKGLLKEKDENLTGEDIREGLTAIISVKLRNPQFEGQTKTKLGNTEMRSLVEKAMNEKLGDWLEEHPTESRQIVSKATQAARARLAARQARDLTRRKSLLESAAMPGKLADCSSRNPDEAELFIVEGDSAGGSAKRARDPSFQAILPIRGKILNVERSRMDRMLKNEEIQALITAIGAGVAEEFDGDKIRYHKVILMTDADVDGAHIRTLLLTFFYRQLPELVRRGFVYIAQPPLYRADLGRNDRTYLKDDAALRAFEAEHEGRKIEVNRFKGLGEMDWQELGVTTMNPSTRTLLQISVEDAAIADEIFSTLMGDDVEGRRDFIQENAKDVRFLDI
- the gyrA gene encoding DNA gyrase subunit A, which encodes MPDDQQTLGNIEPIEIQEEMERSYLDYAMSVITARALPDARDGLKPVHRRILYGMYEGGLRPDRQHRKCATAVGDVMGKYHPHGDTAIYDALARMAQDFSLRYPLIDGHGNFGSPDPNDRPAAMRYCVTGDTLVRVEGATRRIDELAEIEPNSEVDVDLKVRDEYGDPVRATKLFHSGDHPALRLRTREGFELTGTSNHPVLCVERIAGVPMLQWKLLEEIEPGARVVISRAREHELGELTDRDRKLALLAGAMVAEGWATEKSVGFANTDGAYFAAVLDAFDFLVGGYRRVRTVAQPSGKALYRLDTHSQQFRESGIGELADLRSADKRVPSFVWTASPDFKRVFLQALFEGDASSSLHPRNSIQVCYSTRSEQLAKDVQLLLLEFGIVARQAHYANGEIELFIGNRRDAARFASYVGFLGAKQDKLERELAQVPVGPSTRTTDRIPFVAEYIRDASGARGADKKWLEKHTLDAIDRWDRGEGREVLAHIPSDECQRVITPLVANDWYFATVESVEDAGVQPVYSIRVDSESHAFLANGFVNHNTEARLAPLAMQLLGEIDEDTVDFAETYDGQNNEPVVLPARFPNMLVNGVGGIAVGMATNIPPHNLREVIDACVHLIDHPDATPDDLMQFVQGPDFPTGALILGRAGILDAYRTGRGSVKMRAVAEIDEDRKGTQRIVVTEVPYQTSVEVIGQKIAELVNERKIDGVRDVRNESSGDSTRLVVDLKRDANAQVVMNQLWKHTPMQTNFPCHMLALVDGVPRLLNLQQAIQVYVDHQVEVVRRRTEYRLKKARDRAHIVEGLIRALDMIDAIVALIRGSEDANAAREALMAEPFSFTEIQASHILDMQLRRLAQLEGQKLREEYEELTATIAELESILADEQKLRGVIKTELIEVRDEFGDDRRTEITYDTGDLDVLDLIEDEEVVVVLSHKGYVKTVPVDAFRRQGRGGKGVKGGNLRDEDYVEHLLQTTAHSYLLFFSNRGRVYRLRAHEIPMKERTARGTALVNLVALQPDEKIQAVIDTRTYEEGAFLFFATKHGIVKKTKMSEYDSSLRTGLIAINLRDDDELVRVVQTRGSDDIFMVSKAGMTIRFSEDDVRAMGRATAGVRGMKLKNAQDAVVSCDVARDDAVMLFVSSSGHGKRTKLDRFNRQGRGGQGVRGMRVTASRGEVVAAFMVGADDEILVFSSGGNIIRMGASEISSQGRDATGVRVARLGEGENVVAVAPVLEADGE
- a CDS encoding DUF3566 domain-containing protein, whose product is MARFDAAVDPASGAASRRSKKAGRDALPVSPAARLPQRRYRQTVQKLDLWSVLKLSLCFYLCGLIVTIVAGVVLWLIADAFGVIHDVEHFMGDLLSSKDFKFLSAQILEGTILVGLVLVALMTIITVVAAAFYNLFAELVGGVEVVIVEDDIGPRI